The following proteins are encoded in a genomic region of Ancylothrix sp. D3o:
- a CDS encoding YncE family protein, whose amino-acid sequence MPAQLAIPAPAGMQAGTEVYFMRKGALPDETGTWNPIWLQEESGIVGNDGMIRTSSPPYPGVIRPGEYMVAYAEITGSATLVKGQLTLNYNFPLAFFGIIDPRGNIGQLIEPDNFVTIPAFTVTYDISSVKVIAIPKVGLPVITEVGVQRSTDGLATFETSLNMSAPVDNDPTEPPILQKASLQFNDESNNPFLGGEPVLFLTGSNVLVDKGSDPKGSRFEDLIVKFYVGDEVYEGTVLPNLSQALGDNQFKVAVKVPNTVALGVSQISISRRQNELVGQNSTQPVYEEVEYDSNEIQLNTGAEYIFAALRGADRVAVLDGTDPESVVENGNSNDLQLVSIPVGTDNITDRPRELAVTSDATRVYVVLGGSRSVALVDALALQQVDTNPDTPEVNPINLPTGASPQSIVIDSRDEYAYITDGITGRIYVLDIDPFSTTYHQVIQTIAVPQATSGLRQIAINS is encoded by the coding sequence GAGCATTACCGGATGAAACCGGCACATGGAATCCTATTTGGCTACAAGAAGAATCAGGAATTGTGGGAAATGATGGTATGATTCGTACCTCTTCACCACCGTATCCGGGGGTGATTAGACCAGGCGAATATATGGTAGCTTATGCTGAAATTACTGGTAGCGCTACCCTTGTAAAAGGACAGCTTACTCTCAACTATAATTTCCCGTTAGCCTTTTTTGGAATTATTGATCCTAGAGGCAATATCGGCCAATTAATTGAGCCTGACAATTTTGTAACTATCCCTGCTTTTACAGTTACTTATGATATTTCCTCTGTGAAAGTTATAGCGATTCCTAAAGTAGGGTTGCCGGTGATTACTGAAGTAGGAGTGCAGCGTTCTACGGATGGGCTGGCAACATTTGAGACATCCTTAAATATGTCGGCTCCTGTGGATAATGACCCAACAGAACCACCTATTTTACAAAAAGCTTCTCTACAATTTAATGATGAATCTAACAATCCTTTTCTGGGGGGAGAGCCGGTTTTATTTTTAACCGGCTCCAACGTTTTAGTCGATAAGGGCAGTGATCCTAAAGGTAGCCGGTTTGAAGATTTAATAGTTAAATTTTATGTCGGGGATGAGGTTTATGAAGGAACCGTATTGCCTAATCTCAGCCAAGCATTAGGCGACAATCAATTTAAAGTAGCAGTTAAAGTTCCCAACACCGTTGCACTCGGAGTCTCTCAAATTTCTATCAGCCGGAGACAGAACGAACTCGTCGGTCAAAATAGTACACAGCCAGTATATGAAGAAGTCGAATACGACAGCAATGAAATTCAGTTAAACACCGGCGCTGAATACATTTTTGCAGCGCTGCGGGGTGCAGATCGAGTGGCAGTTCTTGACGGCACTGATCCCGAATCAGTAGTGGAAAATGGCAACAGCAACGACTTGCAATTAGTTAGCATTCCTGTTGGTACTGATAATATTACAGATCGACCCCGCGAACTGGCTGTAACGAGCGATGCCACCCGCGTTTATGTAGTATTGGGAGGCTCAAGAAGCGTGGCATTAGTAGATGCGCTCGCACTACAACAAGTCGATACGAATCCTGATACTCCTGAAGTCAATCCCATCAATTTACCTACCGGCGCATCACCCCAATCAATTGTCATTGATTCGAGGGACGAATACGCTTATATTACTGATGGAATAACCGGCAGGATTTACGTTCTCGATATCGACCCATTTTCGACAACTTATCATCAAGTTATTCAAACAATTGCCGTCCCTCAAGCGACTTCGGGCTTGCGACAAATAGCTATTAATAGTGA